A portion of the Streptomyces sp. YPW6 genome contains these proteins:
- a CDS encoding R3H domain-containing nucleic acid-binding protein, with translation MTEGTTSTAAAEAGSDTLTRLEQEGEIAADYLEGLLDIADLDGDIDMDVEADRAAVSIISESARDLQKLVGRDGEVLEALQELTRLAVHRETGDRSRLMLDIGGFRAKKRAVLAELGAKAANEVKSTGEPVKLDPMTPFERKVVHDAIAAAGLRSESEGEEPQRFVVVLPA, from the coding sequence GTGACGGAAGGCACCACCTCCACGGCCGCCGCTGAGGCGGGCAGCGACACCCTGACCCGCCTGGAGCAGGAGGGCGAGATCGCGGCCGACTACCTCGAGGGACTGCTCGACATCGCCGACCTCGACGGCGACATCGACATGGACGTCGAGGCGGACCGGGCCGCGGTGTCGATCATCAGCGAATCGGCACGTGACCTCCAGAAGCTCGTGGGCCGCGACGGTGAGGTCCTGGAGGCGCTCCAGGAACTGACGCGGCTGGCCGTCCACCGGGAGACCGGCGACCGCAGCCGGCTGATGCTGGACATCGGCGGCTTCCGGGCCAAGAAGCGCGCGGTCCTCGCGGAGCTGGGTGCCAAGGCCGCGAACGAGGTCAAGAGCACGGGCGAGCCGGTGAAGCTGGACCCGATGACGCCGTTCGAGCGCAAGGTCGTCCACGACGCGATCGCCGCGGCCGGTCTCCGGAGCGAGTCGGAGGGCGAGGAGCCGCAGCGCTTCGTCGTCGTTCTCCCGGCCTGA
- the yidC gene encoding membrane protein insertase YidC: MDTIASLFSFITTPVSWVIVQFHKVYGALFGDDSGWAWGLSIVSLVVLIRICLIPLFVKQIKSTRNMQVLQPKMKAIQERYKNDKQRQSEEMMKLYKETGTNPLSSCLPILAQSPFFFALYHVLSSIASGKKIGAINQDLLDSARQAHIFGAPLAAKFTDSVEKVTSLDASLTDVRIVTAIMIVLMSASQFFTQRQLMTKNVDLTVKTPYMQQQKMLMYIFPVIFAVMGINFPVGVLVYWLTTNVWTMGQQMYVINQNPTPGSKAQDAYLQRVLKSVTSHGEVRGRTRRKMVKAIVAKGSDRNDIERKFITGLGKLGLAAQEDGTVAKSETAAADAEGGQAHKRQQPKRQTKAKRQTTGHATAGAKGTESEEAGSKTSLEKQDAPQDSKPKSAGKPASGSSRQAKSGQRKGPQRPKHPSKK; encoded by the coding sequence GTGGACACGATTGCCAGTCTGTTCAGCTTTATCACCACGCCTGTCTCATGGGTCATCGTCCAGTTCCACAAGGTCTACGGAGCGCTCTTCGGCGATGACTCCGGATGGGCCTGGGGTCTGTCGATCGTGTCCCTGGTGGTGCTGATCCGGATCTGCCTGATCCCGCTCTTCGTGAAGCAGATCAAGTCGACCCGCAACATGCAGGTGCTCCAGCCGAAGATGAAGGCGATCCAGGAGCGCTACAAGAACGACAAGCAGCGTCAGTCCGAAGAGATGATGAAGCTGTACAAGGAGACGGGCACCAACCCGCTCTCCTCGTGCCTTCCCATCCTGGCGCAGTCCCCGTTCTTCTTCGCCCTGTACCACGTGCTCTCGTCCATCGCCTCGGGCAAGAAGATCGGCGCGATCAACCAGGACCTGCTGGACAGCGCGCGCCAGGCGCACATCTTCGGCGCCCCGCTCGCCGCGAAGTTCACGGACAGCGTCGAGAAGGTCACCTCGCTGGACGCCTCCCTGACCGACGTCCGGATCGTCACCGCGATCATGATCGTGCTGATGTCCGCGTCGCAGTTCTTCACCCAGCGCCAGCTGATGACGAAGAACGTCGACCTGACGGTGAAGACCCCGTACATGCAGCAGCAGAAGATGCTGATGTACATCTTCCCGGTCATCTTCGCCGTGATGGGTATCAACTTCCCCGTCGGTGTCCTCGTCTACTGGCTGACCACCAACGTCTGGACCATGGGTCAGCAGATGTACGTGATCAACCAGAACCCGACGCCGGGCAGCAAGGCGCAGGACGCCTATCTCCAGCGGGTGCTCAAGAGCGTGACCTCCCACGGCGAGGTGCGTGGCCGTACCCGCCGCAAGATGGTCAAGGCGATCGTCGCCAAGGGCTCCGACCGCAACGACATCGAGCGCAAGTTCATCACCGGTCTCGGCAAGCTGGGTCTCGCGGCCCAGGAGGACGGCACGGTGGCGAAGAGCGAGACCGCCGCGGCCGACGCAGAGGGTGGCCAGGCGCACAAGCGCCAGCAGCCCAAGCGCCAGACCAAGGCGAAGCGCCAGACGACCGGTCACGCGACGGCCGGGGCCAAGGGCACGGAGTCCGAGGAAGCCGGCTCCAAGACCTCGCTCGAGAAGCAGGACGCACCGCAGGACAGCAAGCCGAAGTCGGCGGGCAAGCCCGCCTCCGGCTCCTCACGCCAAGCCAAGTCCGGGCAGCGCAAGGGCCCGCAGCGGCCCAAGCACCCGTCCAAGAAGTAA
- the yidD gene encoding membrane protein insertion efficiency factor YidD has product MKYPLLALIKLYQWTISPLLGPVCRYYPSCSHYGYTSIDRHGAIKGTALTAWRILRCNPWSPGGVDHVPPRKRPRWHELLRNALRGEKGGESAADVPSGGSVSEPPSPAAETSPNAQGA; this is encoded by the coding sequence ATGAAGTACCCGCTGCTTGCTCTCATCAAGCTGTACCAGTGGACGATCAGTCCACTCCTCGGGCCTGTCTGCCGTTATTACCCGTCGTGTTCCCACTATGGATATACGTCGATCGACAGGCACGGTGCCATCAAGGGAACAGCGCTGACCGCTTGGCGCATCCTGCGGTGCAATCCGTGGTCACCCGGCGGTGTGGATCATGTTCCGCCTCGTAAGCGTCCGCGGTGGCACGAGCTGCTGCGCAACGCCCTGCGCGGCGAAAAGGGCGGGGAGTCCGCCGCTGATGTGCCGTCCGGGGGGTCGGTCTCCGAACCTCCGAGCCCGGCCGCAGAGACCTCGCCCAATGCTCAAGGAGCCTGA
- the rnpA gene encoding ribonuclease P protein component yields MLPTENRLRRREDFATAVRRGRRAGRPLLVVHLRSGETDPHVTGETAPPPRAGFVVSKAVGGAVVRTAVKRKLRHLVRDRLAQLPPGSLVVVRALPGAGDADHAQLARDLDAALRRLLGGGAR; encoded by the coding sequence GTGCTGCCTACCGAGAATCGGCTGAGGCGGCGCGAGGACTTCGCGACCGCGGTACGACGAGGACGTCGAGCCGGACGTCCACTGCTCGTCGTCCATCTACGCAGCGGTGAAACGGACCCGCACGTGACAGGGGAGACTGCTCCCCCGCCGCGTGCGGGTTTCGTTGTCAGCAAGGCCGTGGGGGGTGCCGTCGTCCGCACCGCGGTGAAGCGGAAGCTTCGCCACCTGGTCCGCGACCGGCTGGCACAGCTGCCCCCCGGTAGCCTTGTTGTCGTACGGGCGCTGCCCGGTGCGGGCGACGCCGACCATGCACAGCTGGCCCGAGACCTGGATGCCGCTCTTCGGCGGCTGCTGGGAGGGGGCGCGCGATGA
- the rpmH gene encoding 50S ribosomal protein L34: MSKRTFQPNNRRRAKTHGFRLRMRTRAGRAILANRRGKGRSSLSA; the protein is encoded by the coding sequence GTGAGCAAGCGCACCTTCCAGCCGAACAACCGCCGTCGCGCCAAGACCCACGGCTTCCGTCTGCGCATGCGTACCCGTGCCGGCCGTGCGATCCTCGCGAACCGCCGCGGCAAGGGCCGCAGCAGCCTGTCCGCCTGA
- the dnaA gene encoding chromosomal replication initiator protein DnaA: protein MADVPADLAAVWPRVLEQLLGEGQQGIEPKDKQWIERCQPLALVADTALLAVPNEWGKRVLEGRLAPLISETLTRECGRPIRIAITVDDSAGEPPAPSAPPMHQPHQSHGNQQDHRYPAQSRDDAPRGDAYDGYGHRPSDDGMPTARPAYPDYQQQRPEPGAWPRTQEDLSWQQPRHSGYQDREQPAGGPYRESEAYRENEQYREQPAEQYRENEQYREQPAEQWREPYGTGRPQQPSHDYRPQPPEHQGYEQQRPDRQDQQQHRQTGPGHGPGRTGGSVPGPMGAQPAPAPGPGEPHARLNPKYLFDTFVIGASNRFAHAAAVAVAEAPAKAYNPLFIYGESGLGKTHLLHAIGHYARSLYPGTRVRYVSSEEFTNEFINSIRDGKGDTFRKRYRDVDILLVDDIQFLASKESTQEEFFHTFNTLHNANKQIVLSSDRPPKQLVTLEDRLRNRFEWGLTTDVQPPELETRIAILRKKAVQEQLNAPPEVLEFIASRISRNIRELEGALIRVTAFASLNRQPVDLGLTEIVLKDLIPGGEEAAPEITAPAIMAATADYFGLTVDDLCGSSRSRVLVTARQIAMYLCRELTDLSLPKIGAQFGGRDHTTVMHADRKIRALMAERRSIYNQVTELTNRIKNG from the coding sequence GTGGCTGACGTACCTGCCGATCTTGCCGCAGTGTGGCCACGCGTGCTGGAGCAACTGCTCGGGGAGGGCCAGCAGGGCATCGAGCCGAAGGACAAGCAGTGGATCGAGCGCTGTCAGCCGCTGGCACTCGTCGCCGACACCGCGCTGCTGGCCGTCCCCAATGAATGGGGCAAACGCGTTCTGGAGGGCCGGCTCGCGCCGCTCATCAGCGAGACGCTGACCCGGGAGTGCGGCCGCCCCATCCGGATCGCCATCACCGTCGACGACTCCGCCGGCGAACCGCCGGCCCCGTCGGCGCCCCCGATGCACCAGCCGCACCAGTCGCACGGGAACCAGCAGGACCACCGCTACCCGGCGCAGTCGCGCGACGACGCTCCTCGGGGCGACGCGTACGACGGATACGGGCACCGGCCGTCCGACGACGGCATGCCGACGGCCCGGCCGGCCTACCCCGACTACCAGCAGCAGCGCCCGGAGCCCGGCGCCTGGCCGCGTACGCAGGAGGACCTCTCCTGGCAGCAGCCGCGGCACAGCGGGTACCAGGACCGCGAGCAGCCCGCGGGCGGGCCGTATCGCGAGAGCGAGGCCTACCGGGAGAACGAGCAGTACCGGGAGCAGCCCGCCGAGCAGTACCGGGAGAACGAGCAGTACCGCGAGCAGCCCGCCGAGCAGTGGCGCGAGCCCTACGGCACCGGGCGCCCGCAGCAGCCGAGCCACGACTACCGGCCGCAGCCGCCCGAGCACCAGGGGTACGAGCAGCAGCGCCCCGACCGGCAGGACCAGCAACAGCACCGCCAGACCGGTCCGGGCCACGGCCCCGGGCGGACCGGCGGTTCGGTCCCCGGTCCGATGGGGGCCCAGCCGGCCCCCGCGCCGGGCCCCGGTGAACCGCACGCGCGGCTGAACCCGAAGTACCTCTTCGACACCTTCGTCATCGGTGCGTCCAACCGGTTCGCGCACGCCGCGGCCGTCGCCGTCGCCGAGGCGCCCGCGAAGGCGTACAACCCGCTCTTCATCTATGGGGAGTCGGGCCTCGGCAAGACCCACCTGCTGCACGCCATCGGGCACTACGCACGGAGCCTCTATCCGGGGACCCGGGTGCGGTACGTGAGCTCGGAGGAGTTCACCAACGAGTTCATCAACTCGATCCGCGACGGGAAGGGCGACACCTTCCGCAAGCGCTACCGCGACGTGGACATCCTGCTGGTCGACGACATCCAGTTCCTCGCGAGCAAGGAGTCGACGCAGGAGGAGTTCTTCCACACCTTCAATACGCTGCACAACGCGAACAAGCAGATCGTGCTCTCCTCTGACCGGCCGCCGAAGCAACTGGTGACGCTGGAGGACCGGCTGCGCAACCGCTTCGAGTGGGGTCTGACGACCGACGTCCAGCCGCCGGAGCTGGAGACCCGGATCGCGATCCTCCGCAAGAAGGCGGTGCAGGAGCAGCTCAACGCCCCGCCGGAGGTGCTGGAGTTCATCGCCTCGCGGATCTCGCGCAACATCCGTGAGCTGGAGGGCGCCCTGATCCGGGTGACCGCCTTCGCCTCGCTGAACCGGCAGCCGGTCGACCTCGGGCTGACCGAGATCGTCCTCAAGGACCTGATCCCGGGCGGCGAGGAAGCCGCCCCGGAGATCACCGCGCCGGCCATCATGGCGGCCACCGCGGACTACTTCGGGCTCACCGTGGACGACCTCTGCGGATCCTCGCGCAGCCGGGTGCTGGTGACGGCACGCCAGATCGCCATGTACCTGTGCCGCGAGCTCACCGATCTCTCGCTGCCGAAGATCGGCGCGCAGTTCGGCGGCCGCGACCACACGACGGTGATGCACGCGGACCGCAAGATCCGGGCCCTGATGGCGGAGCGCCGCTCCATCTACAACCAGGTCACCGAGCTGACCAACCGCATCAAGAACGGCTGA
- the dnaN gene encoding DNA polymerase III subunit beta, whose translation MKIRVERDVLAEAVAWVARSLPARPPAPVLAGLLLKAEDGALSFSSFDYEVSARVSVDAEIDEDGTVLVSGRLLADICRALPNRPVEISTDGVRATVVCGSSRFTLHTLPVEEYPALPQMPTATGTVPGEVFASAAAQVAIAAGRDDTLPVLTGVRIEIEGDTVTLASTDRYRFAVREFLWKPENADASAVALVPAKTLLDTAKALTSGDTVTLALSGSGAGEGLIGFEGAGRRTTTRLLEGDLPKYRTLFPTEFNSVAVIETAPFVEAVKRVALVAERNTPVRLSFEQGVLILEAGSSDDAQAVERVDAVLEGDDISIAFNPTFLLDGLSAIDSPVAQLSFTTSTKPALLSGRPAVDAEADDAYKYLIMPVRLSG comes from the coding sequence GTGAAGATCCGGGTGGAGCGCGATGTACTCGCGGAGGCGGTGGCCTGGGTGGCCCGCAGCCTCCCGGCCCGTCCGCCGGCGCCCGTTCTCGCGGGTCTTCTGCTGAAGGCCGAGGACGGGGCTCTCAGCTTCTCCAGCTTCGACTACGAGGTCTCGGCGCGGGTCTCCGTCGACGCGGAGATCGACGAGGACGGCACGGTGCTCGTGTCCGGCCGGCTGCTGGCCGACATCTGCCGCGCCCTTCCCAACCGCCCGGTGGAGATCTCCACCGACGGCGTGCGGGCCACGGTCGTCTGCGGCTCCTCCCGCTTCACCCTCCACACACTGCCTGTGGAGGAGTACCCCGCGCTCCCGCAGATGCCGACGGCCACGGGCACCGTCCCCGGTGAGGTCTTCGCCTCGGCCGCCGCCCAGGTCGCCATCGCCGCGGGCCGCGACGACACGCTGCCCGTGCTCACCGGTGTGCGGATCGAGATCGAGGGCGACACGGTCACCCTCGCCTCCACCGACCGCTACCGCTTCGCGGTCCGCGAGTTCCTGTGGAAGCCGGAGAACGCCGACGCCTCCGCGGTCGCCCTGGTGCCCGCCAAGACGCTCCTGGACACCGCCAAGGCGCTCACCAGCGGTGACACGGTCACCCTGGCGCTCTCCGGCTCCGGTGCCGGCGAGGGCCTGATCGGTTTCGAGGGCGCCGGGCGCCGTACGACCACGCGGCTGCTCGAGGGCGACCTGCCGAAGTACCGCACGCTGTTCCCGACCGAGTTCAACTCCGTCGCGGTGATCGAGACGGCCCCCTTCGTCGAGGCCGTCAAGCGCGTGGCCCTGGTCGCCGAGCGCAACACCCCCGTACGGCTCAGCTTCGAGCAGGGCGTCCTCATCCTGGAGGCCGGCTCCAGCGACGACGCACAGGCTGTGGAGCGGGTCGACGCGGTGCTGGAGGGCGACGACATCTCGATCGCCTTCAACCCGACGTTCCTGCTGGACGGGCTCAGCGCGATCGACTCCCCGGTCGCCCAGCTCTCGTTCACCACGTCCACCAAGCCCGCCCTGCTCAGCGGCCGCCCGGCCGTCGACGCCGAGGCGGACGACGCGTACAAGTACCTGATCATGCCGGTGCGCCTCTCCGGCTGA
- the gnd gene encoding phosphogluconate dehydrogenase (NAD(+)-dependent, decarboxylating) produces MELGLVGLGKMGGNMRERIRRAGHTVIGYDRNPDVADVHSLEELVGKLKGPRVVWVMVPAGAATQSTIDELASLLSPGDVVVDGGNSRWTDDEKHAAELGVKEIGFVDCGVSGGVWGLENGYALMYGGSKENVAKVQPIFDALKPEGDFGSVHAGKVGAGHFAKMVHNGIEYAMMQAYAEGWELLEKVDSVTDVREVFRSWQQGTVIRSWLLDLAVNALDDDEHLDKLRGFAADSGEGRWTVEAAIDNAVPLPAITASLFARFASRQDDSPQMKMIAALRNQFGGHAVESKTEN; encoded by the coding sequence ATGGAGCTCGGTCTCGTCGGCCTCGGCAAGATGGGCGGCAACATGCGCGAGCGCATCCGCCGCGCAGGCCACACCGTCATCGGTTACGACCGCAACCCGGACGTCGCCGATGTCCACAGTCTCGAAGAGCTTGTGGGCAAGCTGAAGGGGCCCCGGGTCGTCTGGGTCATGGTCCCGGCCGGTGCCGCGACCCAGTCCACGATCGACGAGCTGGCCTCGCTGCTCTCGCCCGGCGACGTCGTCGTCGACGGCGGGAACTCGCGCTGGACCGACGACGAGAAGCACGCCGCCGAGCTGGGCGTCAAGGAGATCGGCTTCGTCGACTGCGGCGTCTCCGGCGGTGTCTGGGGCCTGGAGAACGGCTACGCCCTGATGTACGGCGGCAGCAAGGAGAACGTGGCGAAGGTCCAGCCGATCTTCGACGCGCTGAAGCCCGAGGGCGACTTCGGATCCGTCCACGCGGGCAAGGTCGGCGCCGGCCACTTCGCGAAGATGGTCCACAACGGCATCGAGTACGCCATGATGCAGGCCTACGCCGAGGGCTGGGAGCTGCTGGAGAAGGTCGACTCCGTCACCGACGTGCGCGAGGTCTTCCGCTCCTGGCAGCAGGGTACGGTCATCCGTTCCTGGCTGCTCGACCTCGCGGTCAACGCGCTGGACGACGACGAGCACCTGGACAAGCTCCGCGGCTTCGCCGCCGACTCGGGCGAGGGCCGCTGGACGGTGGAGGCCGCCATCGACAACGCGGTGCCGCTGCCCGCGATCACGGCGTCGCTGTTCGCGCGGTTCGCCTCGCGCCAGGACGACTCCCCGCAGATGAAGATGATCGCCGCGCTGCGCAACCAGTTCGGCGGTCACGCGGTCGAGTCCAAGACCGAGAACTGA
- the recF gene encoding DNA replication/repair protein RecF has protein sequence MHVTHLSLADFRSYARVEVPLDPGITAFVGPNGQGKTNLVEAVGYLATLGSHRVSSDAPLVRMGAERAVIRAAVTQGERSQLVELELNPGRANRARINRSSQVRPRDVLGIVRTVLFAPEDLALVKGDPGERRRFLDELVTARSPRMAGIRSDYERVLKQRNTLLKSAAMARRHGGRSMDLSTLDVWDQHLGRVGAELLAQRLDLIATLQPLADKAYGDVAPGGGPVALEYRSSVGEDVGPERTRDELYEQLLGALAGVRKQEIERGVTLVGPHRDDLLLGLRGMPAKGYASHGESWSYALALRLASYELLRSEGNEPVLVLDDVFAELDARRRERLAELVAPGEQVLVTAAVAEDVPGVLAGTRYAVTAGEVERV, from the coding sequence ATGCACGTCACGCATCTCTCGCTGGCCGACTTCCGCTCGTACGCCCGGGTCGAGGTCCCTCTCGACCCGGGCATCACCGCGTTCGTGGGACCCAACGGGCAGGGCAAGACGAATCTCGTCGAGGCCGTCGGCTATCTCGCCACCCTCGGCAGCCACCGGGTCTCCTCGGACGCCCCGCTGGTGCGCATGGGCGCGGAGCGGGCGGTGATCCGGGCGGCGGTGACCCAGGGCGAGCGCTCCCAGCTGGTCGAGCTGGAGCTGAACCCGGGCCGTGCCAACCGGGCCCGTATCAACAGGTCCTCCCAGGTCAGGCCGCGTGATGTGCTCGGCATCGTGCGGACCGTGCTGTTCGCCCCGGAGGACCTGGCGCTGGTCAAGGGCGATCCCGGCGAGCGGCGGCGGTTCCTGGACGAGCTGGTCACCGCGCGCTCGCCCCGGATGGCCGGGATCCGCTCCGACTACGAGCGCGTCCTCAAGCAGCGCAACACCCTGCTGAAGTCCGCGGCGATGGCCCGGCGGCACGGCGGCCGCTCGATGGACCTGTCCACCCTGGACGTCTGGGACCAGCACCTGGGCCGGGTGGGCGCCGAGCTGCTCGCGCAGCGCCTCGATCTGATCGCCACGCTCCAGCCGCTGGCGGACAAGGCGTACGGGGACGTCGCGCCGGGCGGTGGTCCGGTGGCGCTGGAGTACCGCAGCTCGGTCGGCGAGGACGTGGGTCCCGAGCGGACCCGTGACGAGTTGTACGAGCAGCTGCTCGGGGCACTCGCCGGGGTCCGGAAGCAGGAGATCGAGCGGGGCGTGACGCTGGTCGGCCCGCACCGCGACGATCTGCTGCTGGGCCTGCGGGGGATGCCGGCCAAGGGGTACGCGAGCCATGGCGAGTCCTGGAGTTACGCGCTGGCCCTGCGTCTGGCCAGTTACGAACTGCTGCGCTCCGAGGGCAACGAGCCGGTGCTGGTGCTGGACGACGTCTTCGCCGAGCTGGACGCCCGCCGCCGGGAGCGGCTGGCGGAGCTGGTGGCCCCCGGCGAGCAGGTGCTGGTGACGGCCGCGGTGGCGGAGGACGTGCCGGGCGTGCTGGCGGGGACGCGGTACGCGGTGACCGCGGGCGAGGTGGAGCGCGTATGA
- a CDS encoding DUF721 domain-containing protein — MSGVDLARVALRAAKEQARARGAAAQQRKQARRGGGLRSGARSDGRDPQKLGSAINRLITERGWETPAAVGGVMGRWPQIVGDDLAKHCVPLRYDDDPAARVLTVSCDSTAWATQLRLLAPQLVARLNADLGQGTVRMIKVVGPGGPERRYGPLRAPGSRGPGDTYG, encoded by the coding sequence GTGTCCGGGGTCGATCTCGCGCGGGTGGCCTTGCGCGCGGCGAAGGAGCAGGCCAGGGCGCGGGGCGCGGCCGCGCAGCAGCGGAAGCAGGCGCGGCGGGGCGGCGGGCTGCGCTCGGGAGCCCGGTCGGACGGCCGGGACCCGCAGAAGCTGGGCTCCGCGATCAACCGGCTGATCACCGAGCGGGGCTGGGAGACGCCCGCGGCGGTCGGCGGGGTGATGGGCCGGTGGCCGCAGATCGTCGGCGACGATCTGGCGAAGCACTGCGTGCCCCTGCGGTACGACGACGATCCGGCCGCCCGGGTGCTGACCGTGAGCTGCGACTCGACGGCGTGGGCGACCCAGCTGCGGCTGCTGGCCCCGCAGCTGGTGGCCCGGCTGAACGCGGATCTCGGGCAGGGCACCGTACGGATGATCAAGGTGGTCGGGCCGGGTGGCCCGGAGCGCCGGTACGGACCGCTGCGGGCGCCCGGCAGCAGAGGGCCGGGCGACACCTACGGATGA
- the gyrB gene encoding DNA topoisomerase (ATP-hydrolyzing) subunit B: protein MLCQKGRFVADSGNPNENIPSTAGEPGEVPEASYDASAITVLEGLDAVRKRPGMYIGSTGERGLHHLVQEVVDNSVDEAMAGHADTIDVTILPDGGVRVIDNGRGIPVGIVPSEGKPAVEVVLTVLHAGGKFGGGGYAVSGGLHGVGVSVVNALSTRVSVEVKTDGYRWTQDYKLGVPTAPLAQHEATEETGTTVTFWADGDIFETTEYSFETLSRRFQEMAFLNKGLTLKLTDERESAKATAGADSLEAAEPSAEETARSVTYHYENGIVDFVTYLNSRKGDVIHQSVIDIEAEDKDRLLSVEIAMQWNTQYTEGVYSFANAIHTHEGGTHEEGFRAALTSLVNRYARDKKLLRDKDDNLTGEDVREGLTAIISVKLGEPQFEGQTKTKLGNTEAKTFVQKVVHEQLTDWFDRNPNEAADIIRKGIAASTARVAARKARDLTRRKGLLESASLPGKLSDCQSNDPTKCEIFIVEGDSAGGSAKSGRNPMYQAILPIRGKILNVEKARVDKILQNTEVQALISAFGTGVHEDFDIEKLRYHKIILMADADVDGQHINTLLLTFLFRFMKPLVEAGHVYLSRPPLYKIKWGRDDFEYAYSDRERDALVALGKQNGKRIKEDSIQRFKGLGEMNAEELRVTTMDVDHRVLGQVTLDDAAQADDLFSVLMGEDVEARRSFIQRNAKDVRFLDI from the coding sequence GTGCTGTGCCAGAAAGGGCGCTTCGTGGCCGATTCCGGCAACCCCAACGAGAACATTCCGTCCACGGCCGGTGAGCCGGGCGAGGTCCCCGAGGCCTCGTACGACGCCAGCGCGATCACCGTGCTGGAAGGGCTGGACGCGGTCCGCAAGCGGCCTGGCATGTACATCGGCTCGACCGGTGAGCGTGGCCTGCACCACCTCGTGCAGGAGGTCGTCGACAACTCCGTCGACGAGGCGATGGCGGGCCATGCGGACACCATCGACGTCACGATCCTCCCCGACGGCGGGGTGCGGGTCATCGACAACGGCCGTGGCATCCCGGTCGGCATCGTGCCGTCCGAAGGGAAGCCGGCCGTCGAGGTCGTGCTGACCGTGCTGCACGCGGGCGGCAAGTTCGGCGGCGGCGGCTACGCCGTCTCCGGCGGTCTGCACGGCGTCGGCGTCTCCGTCGTCAACGCCCTGTCCACCCGGGTCTCCGTCGAGGTGAAGACCGACGGGTACCGCTGGACCCAGGACTACAAGCTCGGTGTCCCGACCGCGCCGCTCGCCCAGCACGAGGCCACCGAGGAGACCGGTACCACGGTCACCTTCTGGGCCGACGGGGACATCTTCGAGACCACCGAGTACAGCTTCGAGACCCTCTCGCGCCGCTTCCAGGAGATGGCGTTCCTCAACAAGGGCCTCACCCTCAAGCTGACCGACGAGCGCGAGTCGGCGAAGGCGACGGCGGGCGCGGACAGCCTGGAGGCGGCCGAGCCCTCGGCGGAGGAGACCGCCCGCTCGGTCACGTACCACTACGAGAACGGCATCGTCGACTTCGTCACGTACCTCAACTCCCGCAAGGGCGATGTGATTCACCAGTCGGTGATCGACATCGAGGCCGAGGACAAGGACCGGCTCCTGTCGGTCGAGATCGCCATGCAGTGGAACACGCAGTACACCGAGGGCGTCTACTCCTTCGCCAACGCGATCCACACCCACGAGGGCGGCACGCACGAGGAGGGCTTCCGCGCGGCGCTGACCTCCCTGGTCAACCGGTACGCGCGTGACAAGAAGCTGCTGCGCGACAAGGACGACAACCTCACCGGTGAGGACGTCCGCGAGGGTCTGACCGCGATCATCTCGGTGAAGCTGGGCGAGCCGCAGTTCGAGGGCCAGACGAAGACCAAGCTGGGCAACACGGAGGCCAAGACCTTCGTGCAGAAGGTCGTCCACGAGCAGCTGACGGACTGGTTCGACCGGAATCCCAACGAGGCCGCCGACATCATCCGCAAGGGCATCGCCGCCTCGACCGCCCGCGTGGCGGCCCGCAAGGCGCGTGACCTGACGCGGCGCAAGGGGCTCCTGGAGAGCGCATCCCTGCCGGGCAAGCTCAGCGACTGCCAGTCGAACGACCCCACCAAGTGCGAGATCTTCATCGTCGAGGGTGACTCCGCCGGTGGTTCGGCGAAGTCCGGCCGCAACCCGATGTACCAGGCGATCCTCCCCATCCGGGGCAAGATCCTGAACGTCGAGAAGGCCCGGGTCGACAAGATCCTCCAGAACACCGAGGTCCAGGCGCTGATCTCGGCGTTCGGCACCGGGGTCCACGAGGACTTCGACATCGAGAAGCTCCGCTATCACAAGATCATCCTGATGGCGGACGCCGACGTCGACGGCCAGCACATCAACACCCTGCTGCTGACCTTCCTCTTCCGCTTCATGAAGCCGCTGGTCGAGGCCGGGCACGTCTACCTCTCGCGCCCGCCGCTCTACAAGATCAAGTGGGGCCGGGACGACTTCGAGTACGCGTACTCCGACCGGGAGCGCGATGCCCTGGTGGCGCTCGGCAAGCAGAACGGCAAGCGGATCAAGGAAGACTCGATCCAGCGCTTCAAGGGCCTCGGCGAGATGAACGCCGAGGAGCTGCGCGTCACGACCATGGACGTCGACCACCGGGTCCTGGGCCAGGTCACGCTGGACGACGCGGCGCAGGCCGACGACCTGTTCTCGGTGCTCATGGGTGAGGACGTCGAGGCGCGGCGCTCGTTCATCCAGCGCAACGCCAAGGACGTCCGCTTCCTCGACATCTGA